One part of the Ursus arctos isolate Adak ecotype North America unplaced genomic scaffold, UrsArc2.0 scaffold_16, whole genome shotgun sequence genome encodes these proteins:
- the LOC125281992 gene encoding ral guanine nucleotide dissociation stimulator-like — MEICQGTKPHGQPPHVKPNPLTSGGERPTRQSSLNSQAAGPSPRRQTGRTGPGPAVQQLNAHPRHSTGVRLPPTSLPAPGLLPVAEPEKGPSMELEATPALHRPSPAVSEPASPPSAVAELEHLLPSSPCVPGAELQSAGPSAFPGIFTPALTIDIEPTVTPDGSCCVTPKNQLREENPDLDFPSRLVTEQLTYMDAELFKKLLPHQCLGSVWSKHNKPGSEHLAPTVWATVAQFNGVSECVITTCLGNPSMTARDRAMVVEHWIKVAKACQILQNYYSLNAIVSALQTVSIYHLKKTWEKVSRSNHLINLPPW, encoded by the exons ATGGAAATCTGCCAGGGAACAAAGCCACACGGACAACCTCCTCACGTTAAACCCAACCCCCTGACAAGTGGTGGTGAAAGGCCAACCAGGCAGAGCAGCCTGAACAgccaagcagcaggcccctcccccagaagacagaccggaagaacag gtcctgggccagcagttcaacaGCTGAATGCCCACCCCAGGCACAGCACAGGAGTGAGACTCCCACCTACTAGCT tgccagctccagggctccttccagttgCAGAGCCAGAAAAAGGGCCTTCTATGGAGCTAGAGGCAACCCCAGCTCTGCATCGACCATCACCTgcagtgtcagagccagcctcccctccatcaGCTGTTGCAGAACTGGAACACTTGCTCCCATCTTCtccatgtgtgccgggtgctgagctgcagtcagctggaccaTCAGCTTTCCCAGGAATTTTCACTCCAGCTCTGACAATAGACATAGAGCCCACTGTGACCCCAGATGGTTcctgctgtgtcaccccaaagaaccagctgcgTGAGGAGAACCCTGACCTGGACTTCCCTTCCAGGCTTGTGACAGAGCAACTCACatatatggatgcg gagctgttcaagaagctgctgccccatcagtgcctgggctctgtCTGGTCCAAGCAcaacaagcctggcagtgagcacctggcacccacagtctgggccactgtcgcccagttcaacggtgtgtccgagtgtgtcatcaccacctgccttggcaacccaagcatgacagcccgggacagggccatggtggtggagcactggatcaaggtggccaag gcctgtcaaatccTGCAGAACTACTACTCCCTGAATGCCATCGTCTCGGCTCTGCAGACTGTCTCAATATACCACCTCAAGAAGACATGGGAGAAAGTTTCCAG GAGCAACCATCTAATAAatctgccaccctggtga